One genomic segment of Suncus etruscus isolate mSunEtr1 chromosome 15, mSunEtr1.pri.cur, whole genome shotgun sequence includes these proteins:
- the HNRNPM gene encoding heterogeneous nuclear ribonucleoprotein M isoform X1, with product MEESMKKAAEVLNKHSLSGRPLKVKEDPDGEHARRAMQKVMATTGGMGMGPGGPGMINIPPSILNNPNIPNEIIHALQAGRLGSTVFVANLDYKVGWKKLKEVFSMAGVVVRADILEDKDGKSRGIGTVTFEQSIEAVQAISMFNGQLLFDRPMHVKMDERALPKGDFFPPERPQQLPHGLGGIGMGLGPGGQPIDANHLNKGIGMGNLGPAGMGMEGIGFGINKMGGMEGPFGGGMENMGRFGSGMNMGRINEILSNALKRGEIIAKQGGGAGGGSVPGIERMGPGIDRIGGAGMERMGAGLGHGMDRVGSEIERMGLVMDRMGSVERMGSGIERMGPLGLDHMASSIERMGQTMERIGSGVERMGAGMGFGLERMATPIDRVGQTIERMGSGVERMGPAIERMGLSMERMVPAGMGAGLERMGPVMDRMATGLERMGANNLERIGLERMGANSLERMGLERMGANSLERMGPAMGPALGAGIERMGLAMGGAGGATFDRAIEMERGNFGGSFAGSFGAGGHAPGVARKACQIFVRNLPFDFTWKMLKDKFNECGDLD from the exons ATGGAAGAGAGCATGAAAAAAGCTGCTGAAGTGCTAAACAAGCATAGTCTGAGTGGAAGACCACTGAAAGTCAAAGAA GATCCTGATGGTGAACATGCCAGGAGAGCGATGCAAAAGGTGATGGCTACGACTGGTGGGATGGGTATGGGACCAGGTGGCCCAGGAATGATTAATATCCCACCCAGTATCCTAAATAATCCTAACATCCCAAATGAGATTATCCATGCATTACAGGCTGGAAGACTTGGAAGCACAGTATTTGTAGCAAAT CTGGATTATAAAGTTGGCTGGAAGAAATTGAAGGAAGTTTTTAGTATGGCTGGTGTGGTGGTTCGAGCAGATATTCTTGAAGATAAAGATGGGAAAAGTCGTGGAATAGGCACTGTTACTTTTGAGCAATCCATTGAAGCTGTGCAGGCTATCT CTATGTTTAACGGCCAGCTGCTGTTTGACAGACCGATGCATGTGAAAATG GACGAGAGGGCCTTACCCAAGGGAGATTTTTTCCCTCCAGAGCGGCCACAACAACTTCCCC aTGGACTCGGTGGCATTGGCATGGGGCTGGGACCTGGAGGACAACCTATTGATGCCAATCACCTGAACAAAGGCATTGGAATGGGAAACCTTGGGCCTGCAG gaatgGGAATGGAAGGCATAGGATttggaataaataaaatgggag GCATGGAGGGACCCTTTGGCGGTGGCATGGAGAACATGGGCCGCTTTGGCTCTGGAATGAACATGGGCAGAATCAACG AAATTCTAAGTAATGCACTGAAGAGAGGAGAGATCATTGCCAAGCAGGGAGGAG GTGCCGGTGGAGGCAGTGTGCCCGGGATTGAGAGGATGGGTCCTGGCATTGACCGCATCGGGGGTGCCGGCATGGAGCGCATGGGCGCAGGCCTGGGCCACGGCATGGATCGCGTGGGCTCTGAGATCGAGCGCATGGGCCTGGTCATGGACCGCATGGGCTCTGTAGAGCGCATGGGCTCTGGCATCGAGCGCATGGGCCCTTTGGGCCTCGACCACATGGCCTCCAGCATCGAGCGCATGGGCCAGACCATGGAGCGCATCGGCTCCGGTGTGGAGCGCATGGGGGCCGGCATGGGCTTTGGCCTGGAGCGCATGGCCACACCCATCGACCGTGTCGGCCAGACCATTGAGCGCATGGGCTCTGGTGTGGAGCGCATGGGCCCTGCCATCGAGCGCATGGGCCTGAGCATGGAGCGCATGGTGCCCGCAGGCATGGGGGCTGGCCTGGAGCGCATGGGCCCAGTGATGGATCGCATGGCCACGGGCCTGGAGCGCATGGGCGCCAACAACCTGGAGCGCATAGGCCTGGAGCGCATGGGCGCCAACAGTCTGGAGCGCATGGGCCTGGAGCGCATGGGCGCCAACAGCCTGGAGCGGATGGGGCCCGCCATGGGCCCAGCCCTGGGCGCAGGCATTGAGCGGATGGGCCTCGCCATGGGTGGCGCCGGCGGTGCCACCTTTGACCGTGCCATCGAGATGGAGCGTGGCAATTTTGGAGGAAGCTTTGCTGGTTCTTTTGGAGCTGGAGGTCATGCGCCCGGGGTGGCCAGGAAGGCCTGCCAGATATTTGTGAGAAAC CTCCCATTTGATTTTACATGGAAGATGCTAAAAGACAAATTCAACGAGTGTG